A genomic stretch from Lathyrus oleraceus cultivar Zhongwan6 chromosome 2, CAAS_Psat_ZW6_1.0, whole genome shotgun sequence includes:
- the LOC127121407 gene encoding paired amphipathic helix protein Sin3-like 2, translated as MSKNMGGTDVQKPTVDLEYALDYLSKVKARFQSVHPPQIYTMFVNILKMYRKGEKSVDEVIREVNLLFEGHDDLIEEFTNFLP; from the exons ATGTCTAAG AATATGGGAGGAACAGATGTTCAGAAGCCAACTGTGGATTTGGAATATGCTTTGGATTATTTGTCTAAGGTGAAG GCTCGATTTCAAAGTGTTCATCCGCCTCAGATTTATACAATGTTTGTGAACATACTGAAAATGTATCGAAAAGGAGAAAAGAGTGTCGATGAGGTCATTAGAGAG GTTAATTTGCTTTTCGAAGGCCATGATGATCTGATTGAGGAGTTTACTAATTTTCTTCCTTGA